The region TTCTGCTTGACCATGGCACCTTAGGCAGCCTCCTGAGCTCCGACCGCCTCGGGGTGGACTCTGAGGCGGAGGTCTACGATGCGGCACGCCGCTGGGCAGAGCACCAGCCGTTGGACCGCTACGCCCACATGCCGGCACTGCTTCACCACCTGCGCCCAGGACTGCTGTCCCAGGAGGAGAGTCGAAGGCTGAGCCAGGAACTGGGGCCTGCTGCTGCGGGGGAAGGCCTCGGTGGACCTCTGAGACCACGTGAGGGAATGTTTGAGAAAAAGATTGTCTGCGTGGATCTGACACCTCGGGAAGATGAGAATTTAGCTGCAAGAGACTACACAGTGGACTGCTTTGACCCTCGGACAGGGAAGTGGGAGAAGTTAGCAGCTCTGGGTTCACTTGTGAGTCCTGGCTGCACGGCTGTGGGTGACAGGCTGTTTGTAGCTGGTGGGATCCTGCGGACCGGCTCTGTGTCTGCAGCCGTGCATGAGTATGATGCTGTGTTGGACCGCTGGATAGAGCGACCTTCGATGGTCCAGCCCCGGGCTATGCTTGGTCTGCTGGGCTGTGGAGAGTCCCTCTATGCTTTGGGTGGCAGTAACCGCTCCGCTCTGCTGGACTCCAGCGAAGCCCTGGAGCTGACGACGCTTCAGTGGGGCCCCGGGCCTCGGCTGCCGCTCCCACTGCGAGCCTTCGCCTGTGCAGCGCTGCGTGGACGACTTTACCTTCTGGGTGGAACCACACTTGAACAGAACCGGGCTGTGGTCCACTCAGGTGTGCTCATTTATCACACCCTGACAGACTGTTGGACACGTGTGGCGCTGGACTCTGGTGCCACCTGCCTTGCTGGAGGAGTAGCAGTGCGAGGGGGAGTCTGCGCTATCGGCGGATACATGAGGGATACTACAAAGTTCCTGGATGGAAACTACACCAATCTGGAGACTTTAGATGCTACTGGCCGGGTGCTGTTCTTTAGAGAGGGCCGGGGGTCAGGCGTGGAGAGGGAGGTGACCGGAGGAGGAGTGATGGTCAGCGCAGAGCAGCGgggggtggaggtggtggaagCGACCGAGCACCGAGTCCTGTTGTCTTTCCCGGGTTGCCACGGCGGATTGCAGCAGGGGGTGTGGCCAGGTGGAAAAGGAGGATTTATGTGTTGGGTGGGGAAAACGGCTCGCGGTTCTATGACAGCGTGTACTGTTGGAAACCCGGCTGGCGCAGCTGGGTCCAGAGACGGGAAAAACTCCCGGGAGACACTGGAGGGGTGAGCCAGTTCGGGTGTACCACTCTAAAATTTCCTAAGAAACACATC is a window of Acanthochromis polyacanthus isolate Apoly-LR-REF ecotype Palm Island chromosome 13, KAUST_Apoly_ChrSc, whole genome shotgun sequence DNA encoding:
- the si:dkey-260j18.2 gene encoding LOW QUALITY PROTEIN: kelch-like protein 17 (The sequence of the model RefSeq protein was modified relative to this genomic sequence to represent the inferred CDS: inserted 1 base in 1 codon) — translated: MNAVRGGTVTWRPQPWQDGDGGGGEPLSDSDSEEEDFPDDSTTPLGDYITHGLKQLLDAQQLCDVTLLVEGKKFMCHRVLLAAVSPYFRAMFTSPLVESRLTEIRLEEVTPSVMETVIQFVYTGEAGLSLDTAEDLFVAANRLQVMPLQDLCSRFLFEHLSVDNCLGMYSLARSHHDQLLLRASLRLVAQHFPRVARQKDFLLLDHGTLGSLLSSDRLGVDSEAEVYDAARRWAEHQPLDRYAHMPALLHHLRPGLLSQEESRRLSQELGPAAAGEGLGGPLRPREGMFEKKIVCVDLTPREDENLAARDYTVDCFDPRTGKWEKLAALGSLVSPGCTAVGDRLFVAGGILRTGSVSAAVHEYDAVLDRWIERPSMVQPRAMLGLLGCGESLYALGGSNRSALLDSSEALELTTLQWGPGPRLPLPLRAFACAALRGRLYLLGGTTLEQNRAVVHSGVLIYHTLTDCWTRVALDSGATCLAGGVAVRGGVCAIGGYMRDTTKFLDGNYTNLETLDATGRVLFFREGRGSGVEREVTGGGVMVSAEQRGVEXGGSDRAPSPVVFPGLPRRIAAGGVARWKRRIYVLGGENGSRFYDSVYCWKPGWRSWVQRREKLPGDTGGVSQFGCTTLKFPKKHILSRLRLAKENCKKPSN